One Urechidicola croceus genomic window, AAATGCATTTTTGAATGATCAATTACAACTCAAAAGTTGTGTCAAAAAATTAAATGAACAAGAACTTCAACTTTCGGTCGAAGTATATAAAGAACTAGATGATTTAAAAGATACTGTATGTAATGCTCTTTTTAGTTTTGAACTTAAAAAAGACAGTGTTGAATAAATCAATAAAAAAACAAAGGGAAATTACTCTTTAATAATAGGTGTTTTCACTATTGTATAAACATTAAAAAGATAAGACCTTTAACAAATAAATTAATGAAAAAATCATTGATTATTTGTGGGGGATATATCAATGAAAAATGAAACCGGTTTCTAGAATTTTAGAAACCGGTTTTATTTAATCTAATTTTCAAAAAATTTAAATTTATTTAATATAAACTTCCAACAATTCTGCTTGATTTTGGGAGGAAATTTTAAACTTCTTCAAAGTTGCTGGAATTAACACTGTTTCTCCTTCTTTTAAATTTAAAGTTTCACTTACGTCATATTGCAATTCAACTTCACCCTCTACACACAAATAAATTACAAATGAATCTTTATCATTATGATTTACATTAACTTCACCTAAAATTGGCAATACATTAGTTGTAAAATATGGACATGTAACTATTGTTGATGATTCATTTTGAATTTTAGTGTATGCTGTATTATATTTTTCTTGAGCCTTATAGTCTATAGCATCTATTGCCTCTTCGGTATGTAATTCACGCTCATTTCCTTGGTTATCTACTCTATCCCAGTCATAGATACGATATGTAATATCTGAAGTTTGTTGAATCTCAGCCAACATTACTCCTGCTCCAATAGCATGAACTCTACCTGTTGGGATAAAATATACATCTCCTTTTTTTACTTCATCAAAATTTAAAATATCAACTAAAGATTTATTTTCTAAATTTTTCAAATACTCTTCTGGAGTTACATCTTCTTTAAAACCTACAATAAGATTTGCTTTTTCATCGGCTTGCATTACATACCACATTTCAGTTTTTCCAAATGAATTATGACGTTTTTTTGCTAAATCATCATGTGGATGTAATTGAATACTTAACGCAGTTTTTGCATCAATAAATTTAATTAATAATGGAAATTTATCTCCAAAATGGTTATAAATTTTATTCCCTACTAATTCACCTTTAAATGTTGCTATTAATTCCTTTAAATTTTGACCTTTTAATTCTCCATTTGAAACTATTGAAGTATCCCCTTCAACATCTGATATTTCCCAACTCTCACCTATATCATTTCTTTCAGATTTTTTATTTAAAATTTGCACTAATTTTTCTCCTCCCCATATTTTATCTTTTAAAATTGGTTCAAATTTAATTGGGTAATTTAATTTCATTGTGTTGTGTTTTTAATAAATTTAGTGATTGTTCTATATGTTTTTCAGTTCCAAACTGATTTTTAAAACTTAATTGTACAATGCCTTTTTCATCGATAACATATGTCATTCTTCCTGGCAATAAACCATAAACACTTTTTGGAACTCCAAATTGTTTTCGGACTCTACCTTTAGTGTCTGACAATAAAGTATAGGGAAGTTTATACTTTTCAGCAAATTTTTGATGTGATTTTAAACTATCGGAACTTATTCCGATTACTTCTGCTCCAAGGTTTTTGAAATCATCATATTGATCTCTAAAACTACAAGCTTCTCGAACACATCCGGGTGTAAAATCCTTTGGATAAAAGAATAATACTATTTTCTTTCGTCCTATCAAGTTTTTAATTAAAAATTCTTTACCATTTTGATCGGTTAGTGCGAAAAGTGGAATTTCATCTCCTACTCTAATAATTTTTTGACTCATATTTAGCAATTTTAATCTCCTTTATACACAACAAAATTTCGTGGTGTTTCATAAAGAGTAACTATGAGGTCTAGGTTGATTTCAATTTTTTTTCTTAATTTTTGCCATATTACGACTGCAATATTCTCGGCGGTAGGGTTTAATACTTTAAATTCTTCAACTTCTTCGTTTAAGTTTTTATGATCGAATTTTTCTTCAATTTCAACTTCTATTATGTCTTTTAAAATTTTCATGTCCATCACAAAACCAGTTTCAGGATTGACTTCACCTTTAACAGCAACAATCAACTCATAGTTATGACCATGATAATGTGGGTTTGAACATTTACCAAAAACTGTTGCATTTCTCTCGTCACTCCACTCTCCATTATATAATCTATGTGCTGCATTAAAATGAGCTTTACGATGTACAGTTACTATAGGCATTTATTTACTTTATAAAGTTATAATATTTTTCGAATATAATTTGAAACCAAGCAGTATATTTTTTTGGATTAAGCTCCATATCAACTTTGACTTCTTCTAATGTCATCCACTTATAACTCTCTACCTCACTAGAATTTATATTTGGATTTTGATTATAACTCCCAACCATAACATGATCTAATTCATGTTCAGTCAACCCATTGTCAAAAGGTGCTTTATAAATAAACGAAAAAACTTCTTCTAACTCGCATACAAATCCCATTTCTTCTTGAAGTCTTCTTTTTCCTGCTACAATATTTGTTTCACCTTCACGCTGATGGCTGCAACAAGTATTTGTCCATAATAAAGGTGAATGGTATTTATCTTTAGCTCTCTGCTGAAGCATTAACTCACCTTTTTTATTGAAAACAAAAACTGAAAATGCTCTATGTAAAAGAGCTTTTTCATGTGCTTCCATTTTGGGCATTAAACCAATTTGCTCATCATTTTCATTTACTAAAATTACTTGTTCTTCTGTCATAAAAATATAATAGATGCAAATTTAACATTATTGTGCTGAATTTTACAATATTTAATTATATTAGCTTTAAACAATTAATCGAGGTCAAAATTTACTTGACAATTAATCAAAAAAAATTATTATGAAAAAATTAAAGTATGTTTCAATTTTATGCCTTTTATTTATCTCTGCTTGTTCAGATCCAGATGAAGATAATATTATCGATTCGGCTACTCAATCAGAAATATTAGGCACTTGGACTATGACTGAGTTTTACACAAATAATGGAAGAACCATTACTGATGTTCAAGGAACTGAATTAACCACAAATTTTGTGTCGGAAGGTCAAGATTTTGAAACAACCGTGACATTTACTGAAAACCCAAATGAAGTTACATCAGAAGGTGGATATACCACAATATTAACTTCTACCGTATTAGGGCAATCTTTAACTCAAGAAGTGCCAACTCCTAGTTCTGGGGTTACTGGTACTTGGTCTTTAAATAATGGAATTTTAGCAATATCTAATGCTGCTGGAACTGGAAATTATGAAATTATTGAGTTATCTTAATTCGACTTTAAAAATGAGAGTTGAAATTGATGAAAATGTTGATGTTAATGGCGATTCA contains:
- a CDS encoding type I phosphomannose isomerase catalytic subunit translates to MKLNYPIKFEPILKDKIWGGEKLVQILNKKSERNDIGESWEISDVEGDTSIVSNGELKGQNLKELIATFKGELVGNKIYNHFGDKFPLLIKFIDAKTALSIQLHPHDDLAKKRHNSFGKTEMWYVMQADEKANLIVGFKEDVTPEEYLKNLENKSLVDILNFDEVKKGDVYFIPTGRVHAIGAGVMLAEIQQTSDITYRIYDWDRVDNQGNERELHTEEAIDAIDYKAQEKYNTAYTKIQNESSTIVTCPYFTTNVLPILGEVNVNHNDKDSFVIYLCVEGEVELQYDVSETLNLKEGETVLIPATLKKFKISSQNQAELLEVYIK
- a CDS encoding peroxiredoxin, yielding MSQKIIRVGDEIPLFALTDQNGKEFLIKNLIGRKKIVLFFYPKDFTPGCVREACSFRDQYDDFKNLGAEVIGISSDSLKSHQKFAEKYKLPYTLLSDTKGRVRKQFGVPKSVYGLLPGRMTYVIDEKGIVQLSFKNQFGTEKHIEQSLNLLKTQHNEIKLPN
- a CDS encoding 6-pyruvoyl trahydropterin synthase family protein, which encodes MPIVTVHRKAHFNAAHRLYNGEWSDERNATVFGKCSNPHYHGHNYELIVAVKGEVNPETGFVMDMKILKDIIEVEIEEKFDHKNLNEEVEEFKVLNPTAENIAVVIWQKLRKKIEINLDLIVTLYETPRNFVVYKGD
- the idi gene encoding isopentenyl-diphosphate Delta-isomerase is translated as MTEEQVILVNENDEQIGLMPKMEAHEKALLHRAFSVFVFNKKGELMLQQRAKDKYHSPLLWTNTCCSHQREGETNIVAGKRRLQEEMGFVCELEEVFSFIYKAPFDNGLTEHELDHVMVGSYNQNPNINSSEVESYKWMTLEEVKVDMELNPKKYTAWFQIIFEKYYNFIK
- a CDS encoding lipocalin family protein produces the protein MKKLKYVSILCLLFISACSDPDEDNIIDSATQSEILGTWTMTEFYTNNGRTITDVQGTELTTNFVSEGQDFETTVTFTENPNEVTSEGGYTTILTSTVLGQSLTQEVPTPSSGVTGTWSLNNGILAISNAAGTGNYEIIELS